The following coding sequences lie in one Rickettsiella endosymbiont of Rhagonycha lignosa genomic window:
- a CDS encoding MFS transporter produces the protein MSIEKKHFTTHRLYPWLVIALAAAFLFYKYILQVSPSIMTEDLMRVFQIQGTGLGNLAASFFYSFLIAQLFVGVLLDRYSPRLLTAIAILICAAGIYIFSKAHNLNIATWARALMGVGAAFATVSYMKMTSLWFKPNQFAFVGGLLATAAMLGAVAGQVPLSFAVSVLGWRQSLYLCAVSGLILAILFYLIVRDNPAGAVSETGINEKFSFHDVWMVLNNKQNWLITFYSGLAFSPIDSFAGLWCIPFLKETYQVSHTQAAFLASFIFLGLAFGSPLIGLWSDRINKRRPVMLINAFVALVCMTLIIYMNFPLWLLGVLLFIFGFSTGAFMLGFALGRELNKITVAATIIALINTGDIIVSALTQPLIGKLLDGHWHGKLISGVHYFSTIEYRHALSILPIYLLLSLILLFFIRESNSQQLVI, from the coding sequence ATGTCTATAGAAAAGAAACATTTTACCACTCACCGATTGTATCCTTGGTTAGTCATTGCTCTAGCTGCCGCATTTTTATTTTATAAATACATTTTACAAGTCTCTCCCAGCATCATGACCGAGGACCTGATGCGTGTATTTCAGATACAAGGTACCGGTTTAGGTAATTTAGCGGCGAGTTTTTTTTATTCATTTTTGATAGCTCAACTTTTTGTGGGTGTTTTACTCGACCGTTATAGTCCGCGTTTATTAACTGCAATAGCTATTTTGATATGTGCGGCCGGAATTTATATTTTCTCTAAGGCACATAACTTAAATATAGCAACTTGGGCTAGGGCATTAATGGGCGTTGGAGCGGCTTTTGCTACAGTTAGTTATATGAAGATGACTAGCCTTTGGTTCAAACCCAATCAATTTGCATTTGTTGGTGGTTTGTTGGCTACAGCAGCGATGTTAGGTGCAGTTGCAGGCCAGGTGCCATTGTCCTTTGCGGTTAGTGTTTTGGGTTGGCGACAGAGTTTGTATTTGTGTGCTGTGAGTGGACTTATTTTAGCGATTTTATTTTATTTAATTGTGCGTGACAACCCGGCTGGAGCAGTCAGCGAAACTGGAATAAATGAAAAATTTTCGTTTCATGATGTGTGGATGGTATTGAATAATAAACAAAACTGGTTAATTACGTTTTATAGTGGATTGGCTTTTTCACCCATCGATAGTTTTGCCGGACTTTGGTGTATTCCTTTCCTAAAAGAAACTTATCAGGTTTCTCATACACAAGCAGCTTTTTTGGCTTCTTTTATTTTTTTAGGTTTAGCCTTTGGCAGTCCATTAATAGGTTTATGGTCGGATCGGATAAACAAACGACGTCCGGTAATGTTGATTAATGCTTTTGTAGCTTTAGTTTGCATGACCTTGATTATCTATATGAATTTTCCACTTTGGTTGTTGGGAGTTTTGTTATTTATATTTGGATTTAGCACTGGTGCATTTATGCTAGGTTTTGCATTGGGAAGAGAATTAAATAAAATAACTGTTGCAGCGACAATAATCGCCTTAATAAATACCGGCGATATTATTGTCAGTGCGTTAACTCAGCCATTGATAGGAAAATTATTAGATGGCCACTGGCATGGCAAATTGATATCAGGCGTGCATTACTTTTCAACTATTGAATACCGGCATGCATTAAGTATATTACCCATTTATCTTCTATTATCTCTAATTTTGTTATTTTTTATTCGGGAATCGAACTCACAACAATTAGTGATATAA
- the pdxY gene encoding pyridoxal kinase PdxY: MNILSIQSHVSYGYVGNKAATFPLQALGFDVWPVNTVQFSNHTGYGHWQGDICTAEQVRAVIQGLVSLNLAKQCNAILSGYIGDKEIGRVIVETVQQFQQANPKLIYLCDPVMATPNGKACFVKPDIPDFFRTQILSIASIITPNHFEAEYLYGKKINNLNDLKQAAHFFHNQGILILIITSLNLKEKSISNSNKLTAFLSSKQGQWCATISTPSIPAMINGSGDLFSALYLGHFLLTHNALTAFRLALNKTHQVIQTTHAANRCELKIIGNDYKQAAPDYVMLQQIE, translated from the coding sequence ATGAATATTTTATCGATACAATCCCATGTCAGTTATGGTTATGTGGGTAACAAAGCGGCGACTTTCCCCTTACAAGCGCTGGGATTTGATGTGTGGCCCGTTAATACAGTGCAATTTTCCAACCATACTGGCTATGGTCATTGGCAAGGTGATATTTGCACTGCTGAGCAGGTTCGTGCCGTCATACAGGGTTTAGTTTCCTTAAATTTAGCAAAACAATGCAATGCGATTTTATCTGGTTATATTGGTGATAAAGAAATTGGCCGCGTTATTGTTGAAACCGTACAACAATTTCAACAAGCCAATCCTAAACTCATTTATCTATGTGATCCCGTTATGGCTACGCCGAATGGTAAAGCCTGTTTTGTTAAACCGGATATTCCCGATTTCTTTCGTACCCAAATTTTATCCATTGCTAGCATTATTACACCCAATCATTTTGAAGCGGAATATTTATACGGAAAAAAAATTAATAATTTAAATGATTTAAAACAAGCTGCGCATTTTTTTCATAATCAAGGAATACTTATTCTCATCATAACTAGCCTAAATTTAAAAGAAAAATCGATATCAAACTCGAACAAACTTACCGCTTTTCTTTCAAGCAAACAAGGACAATGGTGCGCTACAATTTCTACTCCCAGCATACCTGCAATGATCAACGGCAGTGGGGATCTTTTTTCAGCGCTGTATTTAGGTCATTTTTTGTTAACTCACAACGCTTTAACTGCTTTCCGTTTAGCCTTAAATAAAACCCATCAAGTAATTCAAACCACTCATGCAGCAAATCGCTGCGAATTAAAAATTATTGGTAATGATTATAAGCAAGCTGCTCCAGATTATGTTATGCTACAACAGATAGAATAA
- the ccmD gene encoding heme exporter protein CcmD, producing the protein MKDYRFYLWIAYLSTATVLLINLLTPLIRYYKLLKKKRSITSLITKK; encoded by the coding sequence ATGAAAGATTATCGTTTTTATTTATGGATAGCCTACCTCTCAACCGCTACTGTTCTGTTAATTAATCTACTAACTCCTCTAATTCGTTATTATAAGTTACTTAAGAAAAAGCGAAGCATTACGTCATTAATCACAAAAAAATAA
- the lpxK gene encoding tetraacyldisaccharide 4'-kinase, producing the protein MAYLLWPLSFIYRIFIFLRRKFYQFHFLKINYLSIPVIVVGNITIGGTGKTPVVIALALFLKEKGWRPGIISRGYGGNTKHFPCLVHQNSNAREVGDEPILIARHTGCPTMIDPDRSRGAKSLLKRSNCNIVISDDGLQHLSLGRDIEIVVVDGERRFGNNFCLPAGPLREPVSRLNSVDFVISKEIPQTNEFKLCLIPDYFYQLIQTKNKQSKEFFLGKKVHAVAGIGNPDQFFKTLRKLGLNIIEHPFPDHYLFKPRDFNYGDDAIVIMTEKDAVKCVGFVDARLWCLRTKTALDNNFLNTILNRINLINKNLKSSSS; encoded by the coding sequence TTGGCCTATTTGCTTTGGCCATTATCATTTATTTACCGTATTTTTATTTTTTTACGCCGTAAATTTTATCAGTTCCATTTTTTAAAAATAAATTACCTCTCAATACCCGTTATCGTCGTTGGAAATATTACCATTGGAGGAACAGGTAAAACACCGGTTGTCATCGCATTAGCGCTTTTTTTAAAAGAAAAAGGTTGGCGGCCAGGTATTATCAGTCGTGGTTATGGCGGTAACACCAAGCATTTTCCCTGCTTAGTACATCAAAACAGTAATGCTCGTGAAGTGGGTGATGAACCTATTTTAATTGCTCGACATACTGGATGTCCCACCATGATCGATCCTGATCGCAGTCGCGGCGCTAAGAGTTTACTGAAACGTTCCAATTGCAACATTGTCATTAGTGATGATGGTCTACAGCACTTAAGCTTAGGTAGAGATATAGAAATTGTTGTCGTTGATGGTGAAAGGCGTTTTGGGAATAACTTTTGTTTACCTGCAGGGCCCTTACGTGAACCCGTTTCACGCTTAAATTCAGTGGATTTTGTAATCAGCAAAGAAATCCCTCAAACCAACGAATTTAAACTATGTTTGATTCCAGATTATTTTTACCAACTTATTCAAACTAAAAATAAACAGTCGAAAGAATTTTTTCTTGGAAAAAAAGTGCATGCAGTGGCAGGGATAGGAAATCCCGATCAATTTTTCAAGACCTTACGTAAACTAGGTCTTAATATTATTGAGCACCCCTTCCCCGATCATTATCTATTTAAACCGCGCGATTTCAATTACGGGGATGATGCTATTGTTATAATGACTGAGAAAGATGCAGTAAAATGCGTAGGTTTTGTTGATGCCAGACTTTGGTGTTTAAGAACCAAAACAGCATTAGACAATAATTTTCTAAATACTATATTAAATCGAATTAATTTAATAAATAAAAATCTAAAATCTTCTTCAAGCTAG
- a CDS encoding bifunctional UDP-4-keto-pentose/UDP-xylose synthase has protein sequence MSLKVLILGINGFIGSSLLEHCLGKTDWQLIGLDLSENKISEFLKHPRLTFKKGDLNHEIVWIEQQIQQCDVVLPLVAIATPASYVKNPLGIFELDFEANLKIIRLCVKHQKRIVFPSTSEVYGMCTDEAFDEETSNFVLGPINKPRWIYSCSKQLLDRVIHAYGLKNELSYTLFRPFNWLGPKLDDPHNPKPGSSRVVSQFIGNILRGEAIQLVNGGQQRRSFIDIDDGIGCLLKIIANKDGCAEQTIFNIGNPANDISIRELAELLLKLIKTYPDYANYVARVELQTINSDNYYGKGYQDVERRMPSIKRAQQQLDWQPHIDIKTSLKKILDFYLLN, from the coding sequence ATGAGTTTAAAAGTATTAATTCTTGGGATCAATGGCTTTATTGGCAGCAGTCTATTGGAACATTGTTTAGGAAAAACAGATTGGCAGCTAATTGGATTGGATTTAAGCGAAAACAAAATCAGTGAGTTCCTTAAACACCCACGACTCACCTTTAAAAAAGGTGACTTAAATCATGAAATAGTATGGATCGAACAACAGATTCAACAGTGTGATGTGGTACTTCCTTTAGTTGCAATCGCCACGCCGGCAAGTTATGTAAAGAATCCCTTAGGTATTTTTGAACTTGATTTTGAAGCCAATTTAAAAATTATTCGTTTGTGCGTTAAACATCAAAAACGTATAGTTTTTCCCTCGACTTCTGAAGTATATGGTATGTGCACTGATGAAGCATTTGATGAAGAAACGAGTAATTTTGTGCTGGGGCCCATTAATAAACCACGTTGGATATATTCTTGCAGCAAACAACTACTAGATAGAGTGATTCATGCTTATGGTCTAAAGAATGAATTAAGCTATACGCTTTTTAGACCATTCAATTGGTTAGGCCCTAAGCTTGATGATCCACATAATCCTAAGCCAGGAAGCTCACGAGTTGTCAGTCAATTTATTGGAAATATATTACGTGGGGAAGCCATTCAATTAGTGAATGGAGGACAACAACGACGTAGCTTTATTGATATTGACGACGGGATAGGATGCTTATTAAAAATCATTGCAAATAAAGATGGATGTGCAGAACAAACTATTTTTAACATTGGTAATCCTGCAAACGATATTTCTATCCGTGAACTCGCCGAATTATTATTAAAGTTAATTAAAACTTACCCAGATTATGCAAATTATGTTGCACGAGTAGAATTACAGACTATAAATTCAGATAATTATTATGGAAAAGGTTATCAAGATGTGGAACGTCGTATGCCATCGATTAAACGTGCGCAACAACAGCTTGATTGGCAACCACATATAGATATAAAAACTAGCTTGAAGAAGATTTTAGATTTTTATTTATTAAATTAA
- a CDS encoding glycosyltransferase: MNKPYISVVIPVYNESENLEQLYQRLISSLDKLGETYEIILVNDGSQDDSYDRLNELQKRRPEQIRIIHFNGNFGQHMALMAGLERVRGEIIITLDADLQNPPEEIYHLIKLIEEGHDYVGGIRKNRQDTFFRRYASILNNWLRYKMTKIRLSDQGCMLRAYRRSLVDLMVASKETSLFIPAQAYRLSISPTEIEVGHDARKSGESKYNLYRLLRLNFDWMTSFTLLPLQIFTMLGLFISILSSFFVVYLLLRRIIIGPEVEGVFTLFAIVFFIMGIMLMGLGIMGEYIGRIYQEVRHRPRYVIRKIVDETNEK; this comes from the coding sequence ATGAATAAACCTTATATTAGTGTGGTTATTCCTGTTTATAATGAGTCTGAAAACCTAGAGCAGTTATATCAACGCTTAATTTCAAGTTTAGATAAATTAGGTGAGACTTACGAGATCATTTTAGTAAACGATGGTAGTCAGGATGATTCTTATGATCGACTTAATGAATTACAAAAAAGACGACCAGAACAAATTCGAATTATTCATTTTAATGGTAATTTTGGTCAGCATATGGCTTTAATGGCAGGTTTAGAGCGGGTAAGAGGAGAAATTATTATTACCTTAGACGCTGATCTGCAAAATCCACCCGAAGAAATCTATCATTTGATAAAACTTATTGAAGAGGGTCATGATTATGTGGGTGGAATAAGGAAAAATCGACAAGATACTTTTTTCCGACGTTATGCCTCTATATTAAATAATTGGTTACGCTATAAAATGACTAAGATTCGTTTAAGTGATCAAGGGTGTATGTTAAGAGCTTATCGACGTTCACTCGTTGATTTGATGGTAGCGAGCAAGGAAACTTCTTTATTTATTCCAGCACAAGCCTATAGGCTTTCTATATCGCCTACCGAAATTGAAGTCGGACACGATGCTCGCAAGTCGGGTGAGTCTAAATATAACCTTTACCGCTTGTTACGTTTAAATTTTGATTGGATGACTAGTTTTACATTATTACCCTTACAGATTTTTACCATGCTGGGATTGTTTATTTCCATTTTAAGCAGTTTTTTTGTTGTATATTTGCTTTTACGGCGGATTATTATCGGTCCAGAAGTGGAAGGTGTGTTTACGTTGTTTGCGATAGTTTTTTTTATAATGGGTATAATGCTGATGGGTTTAGGTATTATGGGGGAATATATTGGACGTATTTATCAAGAAGTACGTCATCGCCCCCGCTATGTTATTAGAAAGATTGTTGATGAGACGAATGAAAAGTAA
- a CDS encoding glycosyltransferase family 39 protein, with translation MSIIQAKSNKGSWCFDLILLAVGIGLVFSLFLGTRPLSVPDEGRYAEIPREMLVVHDFVTPHLNGVKYFEKPPLFYWLQAGAIKVLNPWITQAEYALNRSKTNHYFAPISEWTVRLPNAIVALLGSLLVYAAGRVLFERRAGLLSAVILASSLLYFALARMVTLDMTLSVCLSGSLLAFLVASNQSPSLGRRFLFYTAYMLAGLAVLTKGLIGIIFPAMIIGLWVLLSNQWRLLKECYLPSGILLFLLIVLPWHILVQSRNPEFFQFYFIDQQFLRYSTLIAQRYQPDWFFIPIFIAGFLPWVCFLPQAIVTHFPRNWQQFKEKNNYIFLLLWIGTIFLFFSFSHSKLIPYILPIFPGLALLTGHYLSTHWQRFNDIKWGYITVPLVWLGLGIVGLLCLVNDPSITLSQTAKLFLITSYSVFLLNSIVASCFVLHRKPKMAFATLTIGSVISFLIVSISIPQLDTRSIKPLVATLKPLLKANDKVVAYYDYYQDLPFYLNQRVFAVNVGGELSFGMQHQDTDAWMLKDANFWPIWNSLGHVYMVTNKEIYQRFKQSKNPKIYLLAQTDQDVLLSNHPMM, from the coding sequence ATGTCGATCATTCAAGCTAAGTCCAATAAAGGAAGCTGGTGCTTTGATTTAATCTTACTAGCAGTGGGTATTGGTTTAGTATTCAGTTTATTTTTAGGAACAAGGCCGCTGAGTGTACCTGATGAAGGTAGGTACGCTGAAATTCCACGCGAAATGTTGGTTGTACATGATTTTGTAACTCCTCATCTGAACGGGGTCAAATATTTTGAAAAGCCACCCTTGTTCTACTGGTTACAGGCCGGTGCAATTAAAGTTTTAAATCCATGGATTACCCAAGCAGAATATGCATTGAATAGATCTAAAACAAATCATTATTTTGCACCTATCAGTGAGTGGACGGTTCGTTTACCTAACGCTATTGTGGCCTTATTAGGAAGCTTGTTAGTTTATGCAGCGGGTCGAGTTCTTTTTGAAAGACGAGCGGGGCTATTAAGCGCTGTTATTCTTGCCTCTAGTCTTCTATATTTTGCATTAGCACGAATGGTAACGCTGGATATGACCTTATCGGTCTGTTTATCTGGAAGTTTGTTAGCTTTTTTAGTTGCCAGCAATCAATCACCAAGTTTAGGCCGTCGTTTTTTATTTTATACTGCTTATATGCTTGCTGGGCTAGCAGTACTCACTAAAGGGCTTATCGGCATCATATTTCCAGCTATGATTATTGGGCTTTGGGTCTTATTATCTAATCAATGGCGTTTACTGAAAGAATGTTATCTTCCGAGTGGAATTTTATTATTTTTATTAATAGTTTTGCCATGGCATATTTTAGTGCAGTCTAGGAATCCTGAATTTTTTCAATTCTATTTTATTGATCAACAATTTTTACGTTACTCCACTTTAATAGCACAACGTTACCAACCCGATTGGTTTTTTATTCCAATTTTTATTGCTGGTTTTTTACCTTGGGTATGTTTTTTGCCTCAAGCCATAGTCACTCACTTCCCCCGAAATTGGCAACAATTTAAAGAAAAAAATAATTATATTTTTCTTTTACTCTGGATAGGGACAATTTTTCTTTTCTTTTCCTTTTCACATTCTAAATTAATTCCATATATTTTACCTATTTTTCCTGGTTTGGCTTTGTTAACCGGCCATTATCTTTCTACTCATTGGCAGCGTTTCAATGATATTAAATGGGGATATATAACTGTACCTTTGGTATGGTTAGGTTTAGGAATTGTAGGTCTTTTATGTTTAGTAAATGATCCTTCTATAACGCTCTCTCAAACTGCAAAGCTTTTTTTAATAACAAGCTATAGCGTTTTTCTATTAAATAGTATAGTGGCGAGTTGTTTTGTTTTACATAGAAAACCTAAAATGGCGTTTGCAACCTTAACAATAGGAAGTGTGATTAGCTTTCTGATTGTTTCTATCAGTATTCCCCAGCTCGATACGCGATCTATAAAACCTTTAGTTGCAACTCTCAAACCTTTATTAAAAGCAAATGATAAAGTAGTGGCGTACTATGATTATTATCAAGATTTACCTTTTTATTTAAATCAACGGGTATTTGCAGTGAATGTCGGTGGGGAGTTATCCTTTGGTATGCAACATCAGGATACCGATGCTTGGATGTTAAAAGATGCTAATTTTTGGCCTATTTGGAATAGTCTTGGGCACGTTTACATGGTAACTAATAAAGAAATATATCAACGATTTAAACAATCAAAAAATCCGAAAATTTATTTGCTTGCACAGACTGATCAAGATGTTTTATTAAGTAATCATCCAATGATGTAA
- the elbB gene encoding isoprenoid biosynthesis glyoxalase ElbB, with product MQKQKIAVILSGCGALDGSEIHESVLSLLALDRAELPYQCLAPNISQTRVVNMADGKTQGHVERNILEESARIARGKIKDIASANPDDYTAMIFPGGFGAALNLCNFGLNKENYSIQEDVFKFAKAMIETKKPAGFICIAPVLAPKLYPTGIKITIGNDKATAEILEKLGAQHIPCAATDCVVDKTHKLISTPAYMLARSIKEVAMGIESLVKELSLMLNT from the coding sequence ATGCAAAAGCAAAAGATCGCAGTAATTTTATCCGGATGTGGCGCCTTAGATGGCAGTGAGATCCATGAATCTGTACTTAGCTTATTAGCTTTAGACCGTGCTGAATTACCTTATCAATGTTTGGCTCCGAATATATCTCAAACCCGTGTAGTCAATATGGCCGATGGTAAAACCCAGGGACATGTTGAAAGAAATATACTGGAAGAGTCCGCGCGCATTGCACGTGGAAAAATTAAAGATATTGCCTCTGCCAACCCTGATGACTATACCGCTATGATCTTTCCAGGTGGTTTTGGTGCCGCATTAAATCTGTGTAATTTTGGTTTGAATAAAGAAAATTATTCCATACAAGAGGATGTTTTTAAATTTGCTAAAGCGATGATAGAAACAAAAAAACCTGCTGGATTTATTTGTATTGCACCCGTTTTAGCCCCAAAACTTTACCCAACTGGTATTAAAATAACCATAGGCAATGATAAAGCTACTGCAGAGATATTAGAAAAGTTGGGTGCTCAACATATTCCATGTGCTGCTACAGATTGTGTCGTGGATAAAACCCATAAATTAATCAGCACGCCGGCTTATATGTTAGCCCGCTCAATTAAAGAAGTCGCGATGGGTATTGAATCCTTAGTCAAAGAACTCTCTCTCATGCTGAACACATAA
- the trmB gene encoding tRNA (guanosine(46)-N7)-methyltransferase TrmB: protein MNKFLRPIRSFVHRQKKLSKSQQLAFSSLSNQKILSKLDFKNLFQREAYTILEIGFGMGDSLLQQALQYPENNYFGIEVHRPGIALILKQIEKLKLNNIKVFYADATEILAHSFPKHSLDLVQIFFPDPWPKTRHHKRRLIQEKFIALLYEKLKLNGKLHLATDWQDYAQHMLKIMESASEWQNTVEKNQFTPRPSTRPMTKFEKRGQELGHSIWDLVFRTL from the coding sequence ATGAATAAATTTCTAAGACCGATACGTAGCTTTGTGCATCGTCAAAAAAAATTAAGCAAAAGTCAACAGCTGGCTTTTTCGTCTTTATCTAATCAAAAAATATTATCCAAATTAGATTTTAAAAACCTATTTCAGCGAGAAGCCTACACCATACTAGAAATCGGTTTTGGTATGGGTGATAGTTTGTTGCAACAAGCATTACAGTATCCAGAAAATAATTATTTCGGAATTGAAGTTCATCGTCCTGGAATCGCATTAATATTAAAACAAATCGAAAAACTTAAACTTAACAATATTAAAGTTTTTTATGCCGATGCCACAGAAATTTTAGCTCATTCCTTCCCTAAACATAGCTTAGATTTAGTGCAAATTTTTTTTCCAGATCCTTGGCCGAAAACTCGGCATCATAAACGACGATTAATACAAGAAAAATTTATTGCGTTATTATATGAAAAACTTAAATTAAATGGCAAATTACATCTTGCCACAGATTGGCAAGATTATGCTCAACATATGTTAAAAATCATGGAAAGTGCGTCTGAATGGCAAAATACGGTTGAGAAAAATCAATTCACACCCAGACCATCCACAAGGCCAATGACTAAATTTGAAAAACGCGGTCAAGAATTAGGTCATTCAATCTGGGATCTGGTTTTTCGTACACTTTAA
- the hemW gene encoding radical SAM family heme chaperone HemW — protein MLTLPPLSLYIHFPWCIRKCPYCDFNSHTLLTDLPEINYVNMLLLDVEQDLDNLHDRPITSIFMGGGTPSLFSPATLKYLLVELAQRLEFSDAIEITLEANPGTVEYQRFYGYREAGINRLSLGIQSFSTEKLKILGRIHDGNEAIKAVSAAKTAGFTNINLDLMHGLPNQTVIEGLEDLQIAFSLEPTHISWYQLTIEPNTRFYQRPPQLPLEETMGELQDRGEEIFKQKAYKHYEISAFSKDRYNCLHNLNYWQFGDYIGIGAGAHSKITDNKKRTIRRVWKQKNPKAYLAQKNLFLAEEKFILPEELPFEFMINALRLYQKIPVELFQQRTGLSLSTIQPILHKAQQQGLLNYDGFEMETTEFGKRFYNDLLAMFMND, from the coding sequence ATGTTAACACTACCACCTTTGTCTCTATATATTCATTTCCCTTGGTGTATACGAAAATGTCCTTATTGTGATTTTAATTCCCATACTTTACTAACTGATTTGCCAGAAATAAATTATGTAAACATGTTGCTTTTAGATGTAGAGCAAGATCTCGATAATCTGCACGATCGACCGATCACCAGTATTTTTATGGGTGGAGGTACTCCCAGTTTATTTTCACCCGCTACGCTTAAGTATTTGCTGGTAGAACTAGCCCAACGTTTAGAATTTTCTGATGCTATCGAAATTACCTTGGAAGCCAATCCGGGTACCGTAGAATATCAACGTTTTTATGGTTATCGTGAAGCAGGTATTAATCGACTTTCATTAGGCATACAAAGTTTTTCTACTGAAAAATTGAAAATCCTTGGTCGTATTCATGATGGAAATGAAGCGATTAAAGCCGTCTCAGCAGCTAAAACAGCAGGATTTACCAATATCAATCTCGATCTGATGCATGGTTTGCCGAACCAGACTGTAATAGAAGGTCTGGAGGATTTGCAGATTGCTTTTTCGTTGGAGCCGACGCATATTTCTTGGTATCAGTTGACTATTGAACCGAATACTCGATTTTATCAAAGACCACCGCAATTACCACTAGAAGAAACGATGGGAGAATTACAGGATCGAGGAGAAGAAATTTTTAAACAAAAAGCATATAAGCACTATGAAATTTCTGCTTTCAGTAAAGATAGATACAATTGCTTACACAATCTTAATTATTGGCAGTTTGGTGATTATATAGGCATTGGGGCAGGCGCGCACAGTAAAATAACTGATAACAAAAAAAGGACTATAAGGCGTGTTTGGAAGCAAAAGAATCCAAAAGCATATTTAGCACAAAAAAATCTTTTTTTAGCTGAAGAAAAATTTATTTTACCTGAAGAATTGCCTTTCGAATTTATGATAAATGCATTAAGACTGTATCAAAAAATTCCAGTAGAATTATTTCAGCAGCGAACAGGATTATCTTTATCAACTATTCAACCTATTTTACACAAAGCGCAGCAACAAGGTTTGCTGAATTATGATGGGTTTGAAATGGAAACGACAGAATTTGGTAAACGGTTTTATAATGATTTGCTTGCTATGTTTATGAATGATTAA
- a CDS encoding class I SAM-dependent methyltransferase, giving the protein MADKFIEPFTKTVPHYLKYRPSYPIEILDLLVSKCDLNKKSVIADIGSGTGFLAKLFLAYGNKVYGVEPNQAMREAGEDYLAQYSQFHSIFGTAEATHLENASVDFITVGTAFHWFDMEKTKREFKRIAKPKAWVVLVWNVRDVQSPLICDYESLLLKYGNDYASSNAKKLDKVAMDSFFKGHTIKTASFRNVQQFDWEGFQGRLLSMSFIPGPEHAKYKAMIEQLNNIFLKHEKNGIIEFLYKTNLYFSHI; this is encoded by the coding sequence ATGGCGGATAAATTTATTGAACCTTTTACTAAGACGGTACCACATTATCTTAAATATCGACCTTCTTATCCGATAGAAATACTGGATTTGCTCGTGAGTAAATGTGATTTAAACAAAAAAAGTGTCATTGCAGATATAGGTTCTGGTACGGGATTTCTGGCTAAATTATTTCTCGCTTATGGCAATAAAGTGTACGGTGTTGAACCTAATCAAGCAATGAGAGAAGCGGGAGAGGATTATTTAGCACAATATTCTCAATTTCACTCAATTTTCGGTACAGCTGAAGCAACTCATTTAGAGAATGCGAGTGTTGATTTTATAACTGTTGGCACTGCTTTTCACTGGTTTGATATGGAAAAAACCAAACGAGAATTTAAACGAATTGCCAAACCTAAGGCCTGGGTAGTGTTGGTCTGGAATGTTCGAGATGTCCAATCTCCGCTTATATGCGATTATGAAAGTTTATTGTTAAAGTATGGCAATGATTATGCTAGTTCTAATGCTAAAAAATTAGATAAAGTGGCTATGGATAGTTTTTTTAAGGGCCATACTATAAAAACTGCATCATTTAGAAACGTTCAGCAATTTGATTGGGAAGGATTTCAAGGCAGATTACTATCCATGTCATTTATTCCAGGGCCTGAGCATGCAAAATATAAGGCTATGATAGAACAATTAAATAATATTTTTTTAAAACATGAAAAAAATGGAATAATTGAATTTTTATATAAGACAAATTTATATTTTTCCCATATCTAA